A window of bacterium contains these coding sequences:
- a CDS encoding response regulator: protein MNKKVLLTDDDEVILKIGKFNLEKAGYEVFTASNGQDAVERSRDIKPDLIILDIMMPIMDGYTALLKLKGYEETRDIPIVILTAQEGDVYKKISGEMGAIEHLNKPFNPNDLVEKVNSILGAEGLDRK from the coding sequence ATGAATAAGAAAGTGCTTTTAACTGATGATGATGAGGTTATCCTCAAAATAGGGAAATTTAACCTCGAAAAGGCAGGCTATGAAGTTTTTACTGCCAGTAATGGACAAGATGCAGTAGAAAGAAGTAGAGATATTAAGCCAGATTTAATTATCCTGGATATAATGATGCCCATAATGGATGGTTACACCGCTTTGTTAAAGTTAAAGGGATACGAAGAGACGAGGGATATTCCCATAGTCATCCTTACTGCTCAAGAAGGTGATGTGTATAAAAAGATAAGTGGGGAAATGGGTGCCATAGAACATCTGAATAAACCATTCAATCCGAATGACTTGGTCGAAAAGGTTAATTCGATATT